The sequence GTCTCCGAGTCAGCTGTTGACTTGCTGCTTGAATGCTGCCCATATCTGCAGGATGAGGAACAGACTGATACGGGTCTATAGGCGAATTTCCTGGAGGATTAACCAGCGGCGGACCGGCCTGGCCCCATTGTAGGAACTGGTCGTTTGAGAGCTGTGAATCGGAAACCGGATAGTTGTGTGACGATGCGATTGGATGTTGAGAAATCGGAACAGTGCCGGGAGCTGGTCTTTTGCGCGATGAACCTTGCGATGTCATGATAAACGGCGGATGTTAAGGACTGCTAATGCCAAGCCGCGGGCGGAGAGGGTACGGATTGGCGACGAGGGAATGATGGGATGATAAGGCGAGGAGATAGGTATGCCGTGCGGTTTGGATCAACAAACAGAGCGTGTGGGTATCAGATGCGCAGGATTCGTGACGTCGTGATTTCGTATCAGGAAATTACCTAGCCCTGCGTTTATGGTGCTTCGAGGAGAAGGGCGGAGAGAGCGCGCGGAATCGGCAAGGATTGATGCCACTTGACCAATGACGAGTAGAAGGGTGCTGGGGAGAAGGTTGAATGCTCTCCAAACTGCGAACGTCTGGATACTAGTGGAAACAAACGCGGATAGGTCAGCTCCGGAACGAAAGCAAGAATGCAGGGACCGGCATCGACAGTGAACGCACGGAATACTGCTGCCACAACGCGTCCTTGGCCAACCAAGGCGGTAGCAGCTTGCTGGAGGGGTTGCTGCGCAGCCACGGAAGGGAGACGAGAGACGGGCTAGCTTGGATCTCAAGCGGACACCTGGTGCGCAAGGAATAGAAGGATAAGTGAGGATGGCTGGGTTAGTGTCCAAAGGGTCAATGAAAGCACATCCTGCCGGGCCAGATCCCAGTCGCCGTTTTTCAGTGATGCTGATGGCGATGAACCGCAAAAGCACCGACTTCTTGGCCTGCAATGACGCTCCTGCCGTGTGATTGGCTGGGAAGGCTATGACTCAGCACGCTGGCCTTGCTGATAAACGCTTATCAGCTGCGATCGACTTTCAGACAGACGCTGCATCAGACGGAACAGGGCTTTATAGGCAAGACTGCTGGGGCGATAAAGGGCACACAGCATGCGCCTCCAATGACGGAGTCCACTCTCAGATCATCAGACATGGCCCCAGCCAGATATTGACCCAATTCATTGTGTTGCTTCAGGCGTTAAAACTGGGGAGGAGCTGCTTGACCGCCGCACACATACTCTCCGCACTACTAAGACTGAATCCTTTCACAACATTACCCGTAGCACAGCAGGTATTTAACGACTAGCTGAAAGATGGCAATCATTAATTATGACCATTTCGATAAAGGGCCAGTTAGATCAATGTGGGTTACCTGGACATTTTATGGCcattcttttacattcacTCAAAAGATGTAATATGGTTTACAACTGAGGGCCCTCATGAACAGATGCGGGAGAGCTTTTTTTCCCCGTTGAACCATCAATCTCACAGAGCACCTAAGGTTCCCTCTGTGGAAATCTTGGGTTTTTATGTTCCCTATCTCTACCCTCTGAGAAAGTTTCTTTATTTATCCTAGAGTTCGAGCCTGTGGCGCTGCCACCGGTGAGCTGGACAACTAGTTAGCCAGCCGATTCTCCGATAAGAGCACCGAATCCCTTCTGCAGCTTTTCCCATACTTCCGGTTGCTCCGTTGAGAACCGTTCGACATTTTTTGGAGCTTGAAGATCAGCAACCATTCTCCCCTCATTCTTCGTCCCGTTCAAAATCACAGTATTCCCAAGTCCCAACACAAAACAATACAGGGCGGCTTGTGGACTGATCCCTACTTGCTGTGCTAACACCCCCACAGGCTCAGAGTAGACTAGATCCGGATTGGCCGTCAACGTCCAGAAGGACTGGTATATGATTGAGTTCTCTCTGCAATATTGACGCACCGGACCATCAAAGTGTGTGTCACGATAGAACCGATTTTGTACAACTGCGGGTTTCACTCTGGCCGTCCGATGGAGAGCGGAGAGGACGGGAAGTGTACAATTGGAAATGCCCAGGTGCCTGATCTTGTCGGGAACGTACTCTTCGCATGCGGCCCAGGCCTCTAGGGTCTGCTCCATGGTGGGAAGCGGGGAATGTAAGACAAGAGCGTCAAGATACGTTTTGTCCTTGGAGCTTGGGTCGTCTAAGGGCCGGAGGTTTCTGAGAGATGATTTTATTGAGGCGTGGACTTGCTCTGTAATCGAAGATGCAGGATTGTAAGGCATATTATCCGGATCCTGACCGCCAATGGAGGTGTACTTTGTTTGAATCTGGCGTGTGGCAATGATACGCTATCAGCTAGCTATTTCGAAGCGAGCAATCCTCCATACCACAGTGACTGGGAATCCTTCTTTAATGCAAGGGAACTTGACCAACATACAAAGATATTCTCCCGCTTCACTTTGCCTTCGGAAATAGCCCGTCTTATTCCTTCCCCTACAAGGTCTTCTCGATAGTGTTTGGGCTGGCCAGCGGTATCGATGGCCGTAAACCCGTTGCAAAGCGCCTGGTAGACCAGGTCAGCGGTCCGGTCTTTCTTCCAGGCGGTTCCGTAGAGGAAGACAGGGATCGAAGCTGCTTCGGTTCCTGCGACTCGAAGGGCGAGTCTGTCCCAGCGCGATGCTGCCATTTGACTCAAATTTAGACAAATGGCGTTGTTATTGAAGGGGTTCGGTAGATCTCTAGTAGTGAAGTTCAAGGTTGCCTTCGGAACAAACTGGGACGCGATTCAGGGAGTAAAGTAGCTTTAGATCGGATAAAATAACTAGCTTGTTCTATGAACTCTGCGTGTATGGGATGGGAGAGTATGATCTCAGTTCGTCCTGATCCCTCGGTGTTGCGCTTCGAAGCAAAAAGCGTGGGTAAACGCTCGCAGGAAGCTTCCCCCACACAAAGCTGGACGGCTGTCGTCATCGGCGCTGCAACATTATGGTTTACGGACTTCCCAGCTGGCCGACAGCATATCCATAGGCAACTCCTCGTACGCTTCTGTTCCTTTCATTTTTGAAAGAGGAACGACCATGTGAGCGCATCTTACTTGTACTCCGTCGCGAAGCGTATGCACATACATATTTATATCGTTATGCGACCAGATTTTGATTGGAAGAGAGGCCTTGTTGATCTGCGCAATCGCGAAAACTTGGTACAAGCATTCCGCATCATGCATATGTATCCATGTACTCCTCCACTGCGAAAGAAAACATGCTTAAGCAAGGCCATCAAAGTATATTACAGAGGTGTCAAGTCAGGTTGGATGAGAAGTCAGAAccccatactccgtagttattCTGGTGTCCCAGTCAAAGCGGAGCGCTTGTTGCGGATCGGAATTGTTGCTTTGGCCTCCCaaaacccaaaaaaaaaaaaaaaaaaaggaagagaaacacaTGACGGACAAAACAGCTGACCGAACCAAAGGCTTCAAACTAAATACATCCGTTCCTTGACACGAGGATAATGTTGCAGGACCGTCGATCATAGCTGTCAGCTCGATGGCTTTAGCTTCAAGGCCCCGACGCCCCTGTAGGCCACCTGCGCCATCATCGCCCTCGACATCCGCACCGAGTCATATGACACATTGAAAAGCGTAGAATGTCCCGTAGATTCCTCCACATGGGGGACATCTCAGGATGCTACATGTGGGATGAGATGGTCCAGTTCACTTGACGCATAGTGTTGCAGGCGTTGAGGCGCATTTGGGAGCAGCGGCATGAGGATCTTGAGAATCAGCTCCATGCTACCTTCGTCGCCTGTCGGACATTTCGATATGACAAGTCgatatttatttattttattcacCTTTCGACTAACAAACTGAGAGCTTCGGCTTCCCGGAAGTGAAAAGGATGGACAGGAGTCGTCATCTCTGCTTGGACAAGAGCTCTCCACCGCCAAGGCCACGGCCACTAGCCCACGCCGCGGGCTCGACGAGCTGTGGATGTCAATTTGGATCCATCAGGGTTCCCCACGGGCTAAATGAGAGGCAACGAGCGCACGGCGGATGATTTGTCCGGTTTCTTAGCCGGGCGAAACCAATtaccgaaaaaaaaaaaaaaaaaaaaaaaaaaaaaaaaaaaaatccagGATTTATGCGTCTCTGTCGAGTGACAATCCAGTTGACCACCAGCGAGTTAGAGAAGACCCCCCAACATCGATGCTCTTCCGCTGGTAAGAGCTGGGTTCGTTCACTAACTTACTAAAGAAGATCTGGACCAGCGATTCGGGACCGCCCATCACCTGACGGATTGGACGGCCTTGCTGTCGTGGTTTGAGTTGGCCTCTTTAGCCGAAGACTCTTTTGAGTTCGGCGCAGGCGTGTGGGAGTGGGGAGCAAGCCTGTCTCGGAACTCCTGCCAATGAGAGTAAATTGTTCGGACTGTTACAAGATCTGTGCGAAGGGATTTACACTTGCGGGAGGACGGATGAGCTAAGGTACCCTAGCCAGGTTATTCCCAACTCTGTCATTCCGGAGTGACGCGAAACAGTCAGAGGGGCAGAGCCAGCAGGAGGCCCAGTAGGTATGGGTGCGAAGGAGAGACGAGGAAATCCTGCCGGATGGGCGCTGATGGAGACATGGGAAAGTGACCCAGCTGCTGGGCCCCGTGTGTCTACGAAGAATTATTTTCCAGCTGGAAATATTCAAATATGAAAGCAAACGTTCTGGAATACGGCGTTTGAGGATGGATGTGCACAAGGATTGGCCCTCGTAATCCGGATCAGAATATTTAATAGGGGGAAGAggagtaaaaaaaaaaaaaaaaaaaaaaaaaaaaaaggtaaggGTTGGAAAGTAATTTTGGGTTGCCCGTTTTCAGACGTGACTTGAGGTTGATATGACGGGTAACTTTCTCGGAATCTGTGCTGGGTGTCCACACAAGCCCCTAAGTCATTTTAATCAGGTCTTGAGAAATCAATAATTTCTTTTTTACGACGGCGAGGACGGAAGATGCAGCATTTTCAGGGGGGCAACAGGTCGAAATCCACGTCCAATCG is a genomic window of Coccidioides posadasii str. Silveira chromosome 3, complete sequence containing:
- a CDS encoding uncharacterized protein (EggNog:ENOG410PJDA~COG:S), whose amino-acid sequence is MAASRWDRLALRVAGTEAASIPVFLYGTAWKKDRTADLVYQALCNGFTAIDTAGQPKHYREDLVGEGIRRAISEGKVKRENIFIQTKYTSIGGQDPDNMPYNPASSITEQVHASIKSSLRNLRPLDDPSSKDKTYLDALVLHSPLPTMEQTLEAWAACEEYVPDKIRHLGISNCTLPVLSALHRTARVKPAVVQNRFYRDTHFDGPVRQYCRENSIIYQSFWTLTANPDLVYSEPVGVLAQQVGISPQAALYCFVLGLGNTVILNGTKNEGRMVADLQAPKNVERFSTEQPEVWEKLQKGFGALIGESAG